A stretch of Desulfuromonas sp. DNA encodes these proteins:
- the hyfB gene encoding hydrogenase 4 subunit B, with protein sequence MPLQIAQLAVLFALLSALAPLPFGRRPGASKTLTFLLLGLSGAAAAAAGGLALCSGQVAQKVLPIGLPWLHSHQVLDPLAGFFLFLVGLVTALVACYGPAYVREHEEGPQPLPVLTFFTGLFVAGMYLVILAADAFSFMVAWELMSVASYFLVAYQHQHAENRSAAFIYLLMAQVGGLFILLGYGVLAGFGDGFSFATMAAAPLSSGWASIAFALAFVGFGMKAGLVPLHVWLPQAHPVAPSHISAMMSGVMLKVAVYGFIRFTYDLLGTFDWQWGVLVLVVGSGSALLGVLYALMQNDLKRLLAYSSVENIGIAYMGIGLSMIFASHGRPGLAALGLVAALYHCLNHALFKSLLFLGAGAVLQQSHEHNMEKMGGLIRGMPVTATCFLIGCISISALPPFNGFVSEWLTFQAALQATVLESGIIGSLIPVAAAVLALTGALAVACFVKVFGVVFLGQARSEKALSAREAAPGILFGQGALALLCLLFGIFPTWTVRLIDTIPQGLLGVGLPEATANGWLWLTPIAPETASYGAPMVLLGICLAWLLAYLWLHPRRRRTAVHIAPTWDCGFGPLNSRMQYTATAFAMPIRRIFRPAWPIKEEVLPATVEHPGGRYRLRVGDWAWEKIYLPIGRLLLASARRAALIQGGNIRAYLAYSFFTLIFLLWVIV encoded by the coding sequence ATGCCTCTGCAGATCGCCCAACTGGCCGTCCTTTTCGCCCTGCTCTCGGCCCTGGCTCCCCTTCCCTTCGGCCGGCGGCCGGGTGCCTCCAAGACCCTGACCTTCCTCCTCCTCGGCCTCTCCGGGGCTGCCGCGGCGGCGGCGGGGGGGCTGGCCCTCTGCAGCGGCCAGGTCGCGCAAAAGGTCCTGCCCATCGGCCTGCCCTGGCTGCACAGCCACCAGGTGCTCGACCCCCTGGCCGGTTTCTTCCTCTTCCTCGTCGGCTTGGTGACGGCGCTGGTCGCCTGCTACGGGCCGGCCTACGTTCGTGAGCACGAAGAGGGCCCGCAGCCGCTCCCGGTACTGACATTTTTCACCGGCCTGTTCGTCGCCGGCATGTACCTGGTGATCCTCGCCGCCGACGCCTTCTCCTTCATGGTGGCCTGGGAGCTGATGTCGGTGGCGAGCTACTTTCTGGTCGCCTATCAGCACCAGCACGCTGAAAACCGCAGCGCCGCCTTTATCTACCTGCTCATGGCCCAGGTCGGCGGCCTCTTCATCCTCCTCGGCTACGGGGTCCTGGCCGGCTTCGGCGACGGCTTCAGTTTCGCCACCATGGCGGCGGCTCCGCTGAGCAGCGGCTGGGCGAGCATCGCCTTCGCGCTAGCTTTTGTCGGCTTCGGCATGAAGGCCGGCCTGGTCCCCCTGCACGTCTGGCTGCCCCAGGCCCACCCCGTAGCGCCGTCCCACATCTCCGCCATGATGTCGGGGGTGATGCTGAAGGTGGCGGTCTACGGATTCATCCGTTTCACCTACGACCTGCTGGGCACTTTCGACTGGCAGTGGGGGGTGCTCGTGCTCGTTGTCGGCAGCGGCTCGGCCCTTCTCGGCGTGCTCTACGCTCTTATGCAGAACGATCTCAAGCGTCTGCTGGCCTACAGCAGCGTGGAGAACATCGGCATTGCTTACATGGGGATCGGTCTCTCGATGATCTTCGCCAGCCACGGGCGGCCCGGCCTGGCGGCCCTCGGGCTGGTGGCGGCCCTCTATCACTGCCTGAATCACGCCTTGTTCAAGAGCCTGCTTTTTCTCGGCGCCGGTGCCGTTCTGCAGCAGAGCCACGAACACAACATGGAGAAGATGGGGGGACTGATCCGCGGCATGCCGGTCACGGCCACCTGTTTCCTGATCGGCTGCATCAGTATTTCGGCCCTGCCGCCGTTCAACGGCTTCGTTTCGGAATGGCTCACCTTTCAAGCGGCCCTGCAGGCCACCGTTCTGGAGAGCGGCATTATCGGTTCGCTGATCCCCGTGGCGGCGGCCGTCCTGGCGCTGACCGGGGCCCTGGCCGTGGCCTGCTTCGTCAAGGTCTTCGGCGTCGTCTTTCTCGGTCAGGCCCGTAGCGAAAAAGCGCTCTCGGCCCGGGAGGCCGCACCCGGCATCCTCTTCGGCCAGGGGGCCCTGGCCCTGCTCTGCCTGCTGTTCGGAATTTTCCCGACCTGGACGGTCAGGCTCATCGACACGATTCCGCAGGGGCTGCTCGGCGTCGGGCTGCCGGAGGCCACGGCGAACGGCTGGCTCTGGCTGACGCCGATCGCTCCCGAGACGGCCAGCTACGGAGCGCCGATGGTCCTGCTGGGCATCTGCCTCGCCTGGCTGCTGGCCTATCTGTGGCTGCACCCCCGGCGCCGCCGCACCGCGGTGCACATCGCACCGACCTGGGATTGCGGCTTCGGCCCCCTGAACTCCCGCATGCAGTACACGGCAACCGCTTTCGCCATGCCGATCCGGCGCATCTTCCGGCCGGCCTGGCCGATCAAGGAGGAGGTGCTCCCGGCAACGGTTGAGCACCCCGGAGGGCGCTACCGCCTGCGGGTCGGCGACTGGGCCTGGGAAAAGATCTACCTGCCGATCGGGCGGCTCCTTCTCGCCAGCGCCCGCCGCGCGGCACTGATTCAGGGCGGGAACATCCGCGCCTATCTCGCCTACTCCTTTTTCACCCTTATCTTCCTCCTCTGGGTGATCGTATGA
- a CDS encoding NADH-quinone oxidoreductase subunit H produces MNGWLLAIVQTGLLTLGAPLLAGWVKWIKCKLQCRQGPPPWQPYRDLARLFRKDVVLSEQASPVFRLSPYLVFSVTALAGSVVPMVAVGLPTSAIADVIVLVGFFALTRFFLALAGMDVGTAFGGMGSSREVTISSLAEPAMLMGVFTLAMTVSSTNLATMISHLLLSPFQLYPSFIFAAMGLVLVTVAETGRIPVDNPATHLELTMIHEAMILEYSGRHLALMEWAAMIKLMIYGVLIANLFVPWGIALQQTPAALATGLAAVTLKLLFLGAALAVAETILAKMRLFRVPQFLGLAFILCLLGMLSHVILEVR; encoded by the coding sequence ATGAACGGCTGGCTGCTGGCCATCGTCCAGACCGGGCTGCTGACCCTGGGCGCCCCTCTTCTGGCCGGTTGGGTCAAGTGGATCAAGTGCAAACTGCAGTGCCGCCAGGGGCCGCCCCCCTGGCAGCCCTACCGCGACCTGGCCCGTCTCTTTCGCAAGGACGTCGTCCTCTCGGAACAGGCCTCCCCCGTCTTTCGCCTCTCCCCCTACCTGGTTTTCAGCGTGACCGCCCTGGCCGGTTCGGTGGTGCCGATGGTCGCCGTCGGCCTGCCGACCTCCGCCATCGCCGATGTCATCGTCCTCGTCGGGTTCTTTGCCCTGACCCGCTTTTTTCTCGCCCTGGCCGGCATGGACGTCGGCACGGCTTTCGGCGGCATGGGGTCGTCCCGCGAGGTGACGATCTCCTCCCTCGCCGAACCGGCGATGCTGATGGGCGTCTTTACCCTGGCGATGACCGTCTCCAGCACCAACCTGGCGACCATGATCAGCCACCTGCTCCTCTCCCCGTTTCAGCTCTACCCCTCTTTCATTTTCGCGGCCATGGGGCTGGTCCTGGTCACGGTGGCGGAAACGGGACGGATTCCCGTCGACAACCCGGCGACCCATCTCGAGCTGACGATGATCCACGAAGCGATGATCCTCGAGTACAGCGGACGTCACCTGGCGTTGATGGAATGGGCCGCGATGATCAAACTGATGATCTACGGGGTGCTCATCGCCAACCTCTTCGTCCCCTGGGGGATCGCCCTCCAGCAGACCCCGGCAGCCCTCGCAACCGGCCTGGCCGCGGTCACGCTCAAGCTGCTGTTCCTCGGCGCGGCCCTCGCCGTCGCCGAGACGATCCTCGCCAAGATGCGCCTGTTTCGAGTCCCCCAATTTCTCGGCCTGGCCTTTATCCTCTGTCTGCTCGGCATGCTGAGCCACGTGATCCTGGAGGTCCGCTGA
- a CDS encoding formate hydrogenlyase, with protein sequence MPLSALPLSEQMILTAAALILFTSFLLLAQTRIVTLIHTFAWQGGLLFVATVLVALTSGRHHLLISALMTLGLKVIFIPWQLRRLVVRLDIRREVETVGSSSLIMIGAGALVLFSYYVALPIRELSLLATRNTIAVSLAVILIGMLMIITRRKAVAQVIGFMSMENGLFFAAVAATYGMPMVVELGVAFDVMVAAILFGIFFFQIRSGFGSLNVDRLNRLNEVD encoded by the coding sequence ATGCCGCTATCGGCCCTGCCCCTTTCCGAACAGATGATCCTGACCGCGGCGGCCCTGATCCTCTTCACCTCCTTTCTGCTCCTCGCCCAGACCCGCATCGTCACCCTGATCCATACCTTCGCCTGGCAGGGGGGGCTGCTCTTTGTCGCCACCGTACTCGTCGCCCTGACCTCGGGGCGTCATCACCTGTTGATTTCGGCGCTCATGACCCTCGGGCTCAAGGTGATTTTCATCCCCTGGCAGCTGCGCCGCCTGGTGGTTCGCCTCGACATCCGCCGCGAGGTCGAGACGGTCGGCAGTTCATCGCTGATCATGATCGGCGCCGGAGCGCTGGTCCTTTTCAGCTATTACGTGGCGCTGCCGATCCGCGAGCTCTCCCTCCTCGCAACCCGCAACACCATTGCCGTTTCCCTGGCCGTGATCCTCATCGGCATGCTGATGATCATCACCCGGCGCAAGGCGGTCGCCCAGGTCATCGGCTTCATGTCGATGGAGAACGGGCTGTTTTTTGCCGCCGTCGCCGCCACCTACGGGATGCCGATGGTGGTGGAACTCGGGGTGGCCTTCGACGTGATGGTCGCGGCGATCCTCTTCGGGATTTTCTTCTTCCAGATCCGCAGCGGATTCGGCTCGTTGAATGTCGACCGCCTCAACCGCCTCAACGAGGTCGACTGA
- a CDS encoding hydrogenase 4 subunit F: MTALYLTLLLPLAGTLLFALVGHWRRAGTLNLLICAATFLTSLQLAFNVFSSGPLLSPGKLFYIDAFNVYLILLNALVGMTTAIFSGPYMAHEVEIGRVDDKRMRLYYSMYQGFLLTMLVALSTNNLGLLWVSVEGATLATVLLVSLYRTPESIEAGWKYFLLCGVGIAQALFGTVLVYFAAERALPGSEDALLWSVLYQHAAALEPTVLTLAFVFLLVGYGTKIGLVPLHNWLPDAHSEGPTPMSAILSGLLLNIALYAVVRFKMLVDPALGSDLAGRMMMGFGLLSFTVAGMLLHRQRDVKRMFSYSSIEHMGLMTFAFGIGGPLATFGALLHMIVHSLTKSAIFVTVGHAAHVAGTQSIDRIRGLIRTQPAVGWSFLIGTVAIAGFPPFGVFTSEFLLFTATIKSWPWLVIPLLCGLGVAFAGLFRHLQPMVFGEPPAGQVAVAANMWPVYLHLLLVLWLGIAIPDVLSGWIDQATAMVVGKGLL, translated from the coding sequence ATGACGGCCCTCTACCTGACCCTGCTCCTCCCCCTTGCGGGAACCCTTCTCTTCGCCCTGGTCGGCCACTGGCGCCGTGCCGGCACCCTCAACCTGCTGATTTGCGCCGCGACCTTTCTGACCTCCCTGCAGCTGGCGTTCAACGTCTTTTCCAGCGGGCCGCTTCTCTCCCCCGGCAAGCTCTTCTACATCGACGCCTTCAACGTCTACCTGATCCTGCTCAACGCCCTGGTCGGGATGACCACCGCGATCTTCTCCGGCCCCTACATGGCCCACGAGGTGGAGATCGGCCGGGTCGACGACAAACGGATGCGCCTCTACTACTCGATGTACCAGGGTTTCCTGCTGACCATGCTGGTGGCGCTATCGACCAACAATCTCGGCCTGCTCTGGGTTTCGGTCGAAGGCGCGACCCTGGCCACGGTCCTCCTCGTCAGCCTCTACCGCACCCCGGAATCGATCGAGGCGGGGTGGAAGTACTTTCTCCTCTGCGGCGTCGGCATCGCCCAGGCGCTCTTCGGCACCGTCCTGGTCTACTTCGCCGCCGAACGGGCGCTGCCCGGCAGCGAAGACGCACTGCTCTGGAGCGTGCTGTACCAGCATGCCGCCGCGCTGGAACCGACGGTGCTGACCCTGGCCTTCGTCTTTCTGCTCGTCGGCTACGGCACCAAGATCGGCCTGGTGCCCCTTCACAACTGGCTGCCCGACGCCCATTCCGAGGGGCCGACGCCGATGTCGGCGATCCTCTCCGGGCTGCTGCTCAACATCGCCCTCTACGCCGTTGTCCGCTTCAAGATGCTCGTCGACCCGGCCCTCGGCAGCGACCTGGCCGGCCGGATGATGATGGGCTTCGGCCTCCTCTCCTTCACCGTCGCCGGGATGCTGCTGCACCGCCAGCGCGACGTCAAGAGGATGTTCAGCTACTCCTCCATCGAGCACATGGGGCTGATGACCTTCGCCTTCGGCATCGGCGGTCCGCTTGCGACCTTCGGCGCCCTGCTCCACATGATCGTCCACTCGCTGACCAAATCGGCGATCTTCGTCACCGTCGGCCACGCCGCCCACGTCGCCGGCACCCAGTCGATCGACAGGATCCGCGGCCTGATCCGCACCCAGCCCGCCGTCGGCTGGAGCTTTCTCATCGGCACCGTCGCCATCGCCGGGTTCCCCCCCTTCGGGGTCTTCACCAGCGAATTCCTCCTCTTCACCGCCACCATAAAGAGCTGGCCGTGGCTTGTCATCCCCCTGCTCTGCGGGCTCGGGGTCGCCTTCGCCGGGCTCTTCCGCCACCTGCAGCCGATGGTCTTCGGGGAGCCGCCCGCCGGGCAGGTCGCGGTGGCGGCCAACATGTGGCCGGTCTACCTTCACCTGCTGCTGGTACTCTGGCTCGGCATCGCCATCCCCGACGTGCTCTCCGGCTGGATCGACCAGGCCACGGCCATGGTGGTGGGAAAGGGACTGTTATGA
- a CDS encoding NADH-quinone oxidoreductase subunit C → MRRPQDAAVRPGRVAAFRTLLLETGMAADGSAGPAGPAGCLGIPAGKWGLAADIAASRGLRWSALWGEHRPPHLLVTALLAGGDGHLLLRTTLPEDRPALPSQALHYPAAARPERHLMDMFGVCFTGHPDPRRWTRHRGWPEGIHPLRREFPLAGAPAAETPPDSGYPFVPVTGEGVYEIPVGPVHAGIIEPGHFRFQALGEDVLRLEAHLGYVHKGIEKLAEGRDLAGLSRLAGRVSGDSTVAHAWAACQAAERAMGVEPPPRALALRAILAERERIANHLGDIGAVCNDVGFPFALVQCGRLRELCQRQSAAAFGHRLLMDCVVPGGVACELDPARIPELLKETAALRAEVGELMPLLLEYPSLQDRLRGTGVLPPETARRLGALGYVGRASNHQDDLRRDLPYPPYDRLEVEVPAYLEGDVAKRVRVRGDEIRVSLGLIETLLETLPGGPLAADCPAPGRECEGIGLVEGWRGETVAYLRLDAGGRVLRYFPRDPSWLNWPALEALIQDNIVPDFPVCNKSVNGSYSGHDL, encoded by the coding sequence ATGAGAAGGCCACAGGACGCTGCGGTGAGACCGGGACGGGTGGCCGCTTTCAGGACGCTCCTGCTCGAAACGGGCATGGCAGCCGATGGAAGCGCCGGCCCGGCCGGGCCGGCGGGATGCCTGGGAATCCCCGCGGGAAAATGGGGACTGGCGGCGGATATCGCCGCATCCCGAGGACTGCGCTGGTCGGCGCTCTGGGGGGAGCACCGGCCGCCGCACCTTCTGGTGACGGCGCTTCTAGCCGGGGGGGACGGCCACCTGCTGCTGCGCACGACGCTGCCCGAGGACCGGCCGGCGCTCCCTTCCCAGGCGCTCCACTACCCGGCGGCGGCCCGTCCCGAGCGGCACCTGATGGACATGTTCGGGGTTTGCTTCACGGGACACCCCGACCCGCGCCGCTGGACGCGCCACCGGGGCTGGCCCGAGGGGATCCATCCCCTGCGCCGGGAATTCCCCCTCGCCGGGGCTCCAGCGGCCGAGACCCCACCGGACAGCGGCTACCCCTTCGTGCCGGTAACCGGAGAAGGGGTCTACGAGATCCCCGTCGGCCCGGTCCACGCCGGGATCATCGAGCCGGGGCACTTCCGTTTCCAGGCCCTCGGCGAAGACGTGCTGCGCCTGGAGGCGCATCTCGGCTACGTGCACAAGGGGATCGAAAAACTCGCCGAGGGGCGGGACCTCGCGGGGCTCTCCCGCCTTGCCGGGCGGGTCAGCGGAGACAGCACCGTCGCCCACGCCTGGGCCGCCTGCCAGGCCGCCGAGCGCGCCATGGGGGTCGAGCCTCCGCCGCGGGCCCTGGCCCTGCGTGCGATCCTGGCCGAACGGGAGCGGATCGCCAACCACCTCGGGGATATCGGCGCCGTCTGCAACGACGTCGGCTTTCCCTTCGCCCTGGTGCAGTGCGGCCGGCTGCGAGAACTCTGCCAGCGGCAGAGCGCCGCCGCCTTCGGCCACCGCCTCCTCATGGACTGCGTCGTCCCCGGCGGGGTGGCCTGCGAGCTGGACCCGGCCCGCATCCCGGAGCTTCTGAAGGAGACCGCCGCCCTGCGCGCCGAGGTCGGCGAGCTGATGCCCCTGCTGCTCGAATACCCCTCCCTGCAGGACCGCCTGCGCGGCACCGGGGTCCTCCCCCCGGAGACGGCGCGCAGACTCGGGGCCCTCGGCTACGTCGGCCGCGCCAGCAACCACCAGGACGACCTGCGCCGCGATCTCCCCTACCCCCCCTACGACCGGCTCGAGGTCGAGGTCCCCGCCTACCTGGAGGGGGACGTGGCCAAGCGGGTGAGGGTGAGGGGCGACGAGATCCGGGTCTCCCTCGGCCTCATCGAGACGCTCCTCGAGACGCTGCCGGGCGGCCCCCTCGCCGCCGATTGCCCCGCACCGGGGAGAGAGTGCGAGGGAATCGGGCTGGTCGAGGGCTGGCGCGGCGAAACCGTCGCCTACCTGCGCCTCGACGCTGGCGGGCGGGTTTTGCGCTACTTTCCGCGCGACCCGAGCTGGCTCAACTGGCCGGCCCTCGAGGCGCTCATTCAGGACAACATCGTCCCCGACTTCCCGGTCTGCAACAAGTCGGTGAACGGCTCTTATTCGGGGCACGACCTGTAA
- the nuoB gene encoding NADH-quinone oxidoreductase subunit NuoB, translating to MFHVFSKILRTGRLTEPLPGPEAAVAELGAACQREVAARYGGSLAIRMVDAGSCNGCELEMHAVNNGFYDIERFGIHFVASPRHADLLLVTGPVSRHMQAALVRTYEATPAPKLVVAMGDCAGNGGEFGVSYASCGAVENVLPVDAVIPGCPPTPQQLLRGLLELLQK from the coding sequence ATGTTTCACGTTTTCAGCAAGATTCTCCGCACCGGAAGGCTCACCGAACCCCTGCCCGGACCGGAAGCGGCGGTCGCCGAACTCGGCGCCGCCTGCCAGCGGGAAGTCGCCGCCCGCTATGGCGGCAGTCTCGCCATCCGCATGGTCGACGCCGGCTCCTGCAACGGCTGCGAGCTGGAGATGCACGCCGTGAACAACGGCTTCTACGACATCGAGCGCTTCGGCATCCATTTCGTCGCCTCCCCGCGCCACGCCGACCTGCTCCTGGTCACCGGCCCGGTCTCCCGCCACATGCAGGCGGCGCTGGTGCGCACCTACGAGGCGACCCCCGCCCCGAAACTGGTGGTCGCCATGGGGGACTGCGCCGGGAACGGGGGCGAGTTCGGCGTCTCCTATGCCAGCTGCGGCGCTGTGGAAAACGTTCTCCCTGTCGATGCGGTCATCCCCGGCTGTCCGCCGACCCCGCAACAGCTGCTGCGGGGACTGCTGGAGCTGCTGCAAAAATAG
- a CDS encoding MFS transporter, which produces MPRRLPPFHYGWVIVLAGALTLFACLGLARFAFGMLLPAMRTGLGLAYDQMGLVSTGNFAGYLAAVALAPLLIRRLRPRATIVAGLLLIAACMLALGRCHGFLPVLALYTVVGVGSGLANIPVMVLVSHWFRRERRGRAAGLMVTGNGLAIIFAGALVPVLNRGLGGDGWRTSWLVLGLISLGIAIAAAFLLRNDPAELGLEPLGDRRPIPPEQIPAKESPDEARTLIQLGVLYLIFGATYMVYGTFIVTTMVEDFGFSEARAGMFWSWVGFFGLFSGVVFGGLSDRIGRKGGLMTVFAVQTLAYLLAGSGFGTAALLASVVLYGIAAFAIPTIMAAAIGDYLGLSRAAAAFSIVTFFFAAGQTVGPGAAGVIAEGSGSFASSYLVAAALTGIGAVLAGTLPRPPGGS; this is translated from the coding sequence ATGCCGCGTCGACTGCCGCCTTTTCATTATGGCTGGGTGATCGTCCTTGCCGGGGCCCTGACCCTTTTTGCCTGTCTCGGCCTGGCCCGCTTCGCCTTCGGCATGCTGCTGCCCGCGATGCGTACCGGGCTCGGCCTGGCCTATGACCAGATGGGCCTTGTCAGCACCGGGAACTTCGCGGGCTACCTTGCCGCGGTCGCCCTGGCGCCCCTGCTCATCCGCCGCCTTCGGCCCCGGGCCACCATTGTCGCCGGACTGCTTCTGATCGCCGCCTGCATGCTGGCTCTCGGCCGCTGTCACGGGTTCCTGCCGGTTCTCGCCCTGTACACCGTTGTCGGCGTCGGCAGCGGCCTGGCCAACATCCCGGTGATGGTCCTCGTATCCCATTGGTTTCGGCGGGAGCGCAGGGGGCGGGCCGCCGGCCTCATGGTCACCGGCAACGGGCTGGCGATCATTTTCGCCGGCGCCCTCGTTCCGGTTCTCAACCGGGGGCTGGGGGGCGACGGCTGGCGCACGAGCTGGCTGGTGCTCGGCCTGATCTCCCTCGGGATCGCGATCGCCGCGGCCTTCCTGCTGCGCAACGACCCGGCAGAGCTGGGGCTCGAGCCGCTCGGCGACAGGCGACCGATCCCTCCGGAGCAGATCCCGGCGAAAGAGTCGCCCGACGAGGCGCGGACCCTGATTCAGCTGGGGGTCCTCTACCTCATCTTCGGCGCCACCTACATGGTTTACGGGACCTTTATCGTGACCACGATGGTGGAGGATTTCGGCTTCTCCGAGGCGAGGGCGGGGATGTTCTGGTCCTGGGTCGGTTTCTTCGGCCTCTTCTCGGGGGTGGTCTTCGGAGGGCTTTCTGACCGGATCGGCCGCAAGGGCGGGCTGATGACGGTCTTCGCCGTGCAGACCCTCGCCTACCTCCTTGCCGGTTCCGGGTTCGGCACGGCCGCCCTGCTGGCCTCCGTCGTCCTCTACGGCATCGCGGCCTTTGCCATCCCGACCATCATGGCGGCGGCGATCGGAGACTACCTCGGGCTCTCCCGGGCCGCGGCGGCCTTCTCGATCGTCACTTTCTTTTTCGCCGCCGGCCAGACGGTGGGGCCGGGAGCCGCCGGGGTCATCGCCGAGGGGAGCGGGAGCTTTGCCTCAAGCTACCTGGTTGCCGCCGCTTTGACGGGGATCGGTGCGGTGCTCGCGGGGACCCTCCCCAGGCCGCCCGGAGGGTCCTGA
- a CDS encoding PQ-loop repeat-containing protein has protein sequence MQWIGFAGGLMVAFGFVPQIVKALSTRSTGDLSVYTLLTIFSGGLFYTAYSIHVGDPVFITINVIATGNTLFLLILKRRFR, from the coding sequence ATGCAGTGGATCGGTTTTGCCGGCGGCCTGATGGTCGCCTTCGGTTTCGTCCCCCAGATCGTCAAGGCGCTGAGTACCCGCTCCACCGGCGACCTTTCGGTCTATACCCTGCTCACCATCTTCTCCGGCGGCCTTTTCTACACCGCCTACTCTATCCACGTCGGCGATCCGGTCTTCATCACCATTAATGTCATCGCCACCGGCAATACCCTCTTCCTGCTGATTCTCAAGCGCCGCTTCCGGTAG
- the yihA gene encoding ribosome biogenesis GTP-binding protein YihA/YsxC — MIIKSATFVQSATKPSNYPPEGPAEVAFAGRSNVGKSSLINVLVGRRGLVRTSSTPGRTQLLNFFDINGEFSLVDLPGYGFAKVPLAVKKQWGPMMRTYLEQRRSLRAVVLLFDVRRVPREEDIQMLDWLEEFEIPTIPVITKVDKVSRNRRAKQIEPILEATGLPRDAFTLFSALKGDGRDEVWERIEDALATEI, encoded by the coding sequence GTGATTATCAAGTCGGCCACCTTCGTCCAAAGCGCCACCAAGCCCTCCAACTACCCGCCGGAAGGGCCGGCCGAGGTGGCTTTCGCCGGGCGCAGCAACGTGGGCAAAAGCTCGCTGATCAACGTGCTGGTGGGGCGCAGGGGGCTGGTGCGCACCTCGTCCACGCCCGGGCGCACCCAGTTGCTCAACTTTTTCGACATCAACGGCGAATTCTCCCTCGTCGATCTGCCGGGCTACGGCTTCGCCAAGGTCCCTCTTGCGGTGAAGAAACAGTGGGGCCCGATGATGCGCACCTACCTGGAGCAGCGCCGGAGCCTGAGGGCGGTGGTGCTCCTCTTCGATGTTCGCCGGGTCCCCCGCGAGGAGGACATCCAGATGCTCGACTGGCTGGAGGAGTTCGAGATCCCCACCATCCCGGTCATCACCAAGGTCGACAAAGTCAGCCGCAATCGGCGGGCGAAGCAGATCGAGCCGATTCTCGAGGCGACGGGACTGCCCCGCGACGCCTTCACCCTTTTCTCCGCCCTCAAGGGCGACGGGCGCGACGAGGTCTGGGAGCGGATCGAGGATGCGCTGGCAACGGAGATCTGA
- a CDS encoding ferritin, whose product MLSSKLQDALNEQMKNEFFSAYLYMAMAGYFQSEDLPGFASWMRTQALEEMTHGEKFFNFLCEAGGRTDLRPIDGPKNDFASPLATFKFSLKHENFVTDSINKLMDLAKEEGNHAAQIFLQWFVTEQVEEEASFGQVLKNLQRVEGDGRGLLMLDQELGQRTFVPPATE is encoded by the coding sequence ATGCTCAGCTCGAAACTTCAGGATGCTCTCAACGAGCAGATGAAAAACGAATTCTTCTCGGCCTACCTGTACATGGCCATGGCCGGTTATTTCCAGTCCGAGGACCTGCCCGGCTTCGCCAGCTGGATGCGGACCCAGGCCCTGGAGGAGATGACCCACGGCGAGAAGTTCTTCAACTTCCTCTGCGAGGCCGGGGGACGAACCGACCTGCGCCCCATCGACGGCCCGAAGAACGACTTCGCCTCCCCCCTGGCCACCTTCAAGTTCAGCCTCAAGCACGAGAATTTCGTCACCGACAGCATCAACAAGCTCATGGACCTGGCCAAGGAGGAGGGCAACCACGCCGCCCAGATCTTTCTCCAGTGGTTCGTCACCGAGCAGGTGGAGGAGGAAGCGAGCTTCGGCCAGGTCCTGAAGAACCTTCAGCGGGTGGAAGGCGACGGACGGGGCCTGCTGATGCTCGACCAGGAACTGGGCCAGAGGACTTTCGTCCCCCCGGCGACTGAATGA
- a CDS encoding DUF393 domain-containing protein translates to MKDAIAYPLTVFYDGACIVCSREMEHYRRIDRNGRLLLVDISAPAFEPDRYGRSLEDFMAQMHVMDGEGRFFLGVDAFPAIWRALPGRGHRLLAGLIGVPGLHGLAVLGYRGFARFRRFLPRRRDACPEDTCGIRHRK, encoded by the coding sequence ATGAAGGACGCAATCGCCTACCCCCTGACGGTCTTCTATGACGGGGCCTGCATCGTCTGTTCCAGGGAGATGGAGCATTATCGCCGGATCGATCGGAACGGGCGCCTGCTCCTTGTGGATATCAGCGCCCCGGCCTTCGAGCCGGACCGCTACGGCCGGAGCCTCGAGGACTTCATGGCGCAGATGCACGTCATGGACGGGGAAGGGCGCTTTTTCCTCGGTGTCGATGCTTTTCCCGCCATCTGGCGGGCCCTGCCGGGGCGGGGCCACCGACTGTTAGCTGGCCTGATCGGGGTGCCCGGGCTTCACGGCCTGGCCGTACTCGGCTATCGGGGATTCGCCAGGTTTCGCCGTTTCCTGCCCCGGCGCAGGGACGCATGCCCCGAGGATACCTGCGGCATCAGGCACAGAAAGTAG